A single Primulina eburnea isolate SZY01 chromosome 11, ASM2296580v1, whole genome shotgun sequence DNA region contains:
- the LOC140805481 gene encoding uncharacterized protein, whose amino-acid sequence MINVATCGNILRKNAEEGYELLEEMAVRSYHPQSRRNNQRKNAGIHQLINFSSVTAQLEVLNRKIDSLNVGGTTMCLQEIFCDKCGGEHFAKDCQDGNLFYGKDEAPMNHFNENASAYAFLLNLNVMSSGLFQLVSERKFLDRYASKRKNIEGDDRTSSTDKTVKVVDEFSKLLKEQAKGRGRGRVQGTTESSEDGAYDRFRRMNPPDFVGGSDPLVVLEWIKSLEAIFDYLKFNDQDKLFYTKYFSREVKAKKMNEFLELRQAAMTVNEYTIKFEESCVFVPFIVENDKDKGEHFIRGLRPEIRRDVHMAKVVSYQDIVERALLAELDEQEIEKERQLRRQTFQARSQGASPSSRGGFKWKGKLEQRNKPSLPSSDTERPLCPKCGKPHKGECLIGSGRCYRCKQMGHTAQKCPLSADKVFMHSISFEPTVMPLHFNIVLPSGDEIFPTNIIKACPVQVGNRLLFADLIVIPMVAFVVILGMDWLSAYCAVIDCVGKTVKFLADDHDSDVFVGIGSSMGIPIISCLQANKLLHKGCMGFLSSVVDVRKESNLQLQNIDVVRDYPDLFADDVPGLPPDGEVEFVIDLIPGTAPISKAPYRMAPTEMKELKTQLQELLDKGFIRPSSSPWGAPVLFVKKKDGSLRLCIDYRELNKTRELHRENLRIVLQLLRDTQLYAKLKKCDFWLEQVEFLGHIVSKEGISVDPSKIESIKQWSIPKTVSEVRSFLGLAGYYRRFIADFSKIALPLTSLTRKAIKFEWTIECQQAFQTLKDKFTSASGLCAVLMQHGKVIAYGSRQLKDYEKNYPTHDLELAAVVFALKIWRHYLYGEKCEIFTDHKSFSYLFSQKELDIRQRRWLELVKDYDCTISYHSGKANMVADALSRKSSSLLGSMISKPLLLDLQRNEINLVSSGTIARLSALILHSTLFDRILKEQQLDAQLLELKRKSDLSGVYEFGLNRDGLLTFRSRICVPMGDDIRKEVLLEAHTAPYSVHPGSTKMYQDLRRLYWWPGMKKDIMLFVS is encoded by the exons ATGATAAATGTTGCTACCTGTggaaatattttgagaaaaaatgCTGAAGAGGGATATGAGTTGCTAGAGGAAATGGCTGTTAgaagctatcatcctcaatctagAAGAAACAATCAGAGGAAAAATGCTGGAATTCATCAGTTAATCAATTTTTCTTCTGTCACTGCACAATTAGAGGTACTGAACAGAAAGATAGATAGTCTGAATGTTGGTGGTACGACGATgtgtcttcaagagatattctgtgacaaATGTGGAGGTGAACATTTTGCAAAGGATTGTCAAGATGGAAACCTTTTCTATGGGAAAGATGAGGCACCGATGAATCAT TTCAATGAAAATGCTTCCGCGTATgcttttcttttaaatttaaatgtcATGAGTAGTGGGttgtttcaattggtatcagagcgaaagtTCTTGGACC GATATGCCTCCAAGAGAAAGAATATAGAAGGTGATGATAGGACCTCTTCTACTGATAAGACAGTGAAGGTTGTTGATGAGTTTAGTAAGCTATTGAAAGAGCAAGCAAAG GGTCGTGGTCGTGGTAGAGTTCAAGGCACAACAGAAAGTTCTGAAGATGGTGCCTATGATCGTTTTAGAAGAATGAACCCTCCTGATTTTGTTGGTGGTTCTGATCcattggtggttctagaatgGATCAAGTCTTTGGAAGCCATCTTCGACTATTTGAAGTTCAATGATCAAGACAAG CTTTTCTACACCAAATATTTTTCTCGAGAGGTTAAAGCGAAGAAGATGAATGAATTTCTCGAGTTGCGACAAGCTGCCATGACTGTCAATGAGTATACTATCAAATTTGAAGAAAGTTGTGTCTTTGTGCCTTTCATCGTCGAgaatgataaagataaaggagaGCACTTTATTCGCGGCTTGAGACCCGAGATTCGACGAGATGTTCACATGGCTAAAGTGGTTTCTTATCAAGATATTGTTGAAAGGGCACTGCTAGCTGAACTTGATGAGCAAGAGATTGAAAAGGAAAGGCAGTTGAGAAGACAAACCTTTCAAGCCAGGAGTCAAGGTGCAAGTCCTTCGAGTCGAGGCGGCTTCAAATGGAAAGGCAAGTTGGAGCAACGCAATAAGCCTTCTTTGCCTTCATCAGATACGGAGCGACCCTTATGTCCCAAGTGTGGAAAGCCACACAAGGGGGAATGTTTGATTGGAAGTGGCCGGTGTTATAGATGTAAACAAATGGGACACACAGCACAAAAATGTCCTCTTTCGGCAGATAAAG tgTTTATGCATTCTATATCTTTTGAACCTACTGTTATGCCATTACACTTCAATATTGTGTTGCCCTCTGGGGATGAAATTTTTCCCACTAATATTATCAAGGCATGTCCTGTACAAGTGGGTAATAGATTACTGTTTGCTGATCTTATCGTTATTCCGATGGTTGCATTTGTtgttattttgggaatggattggttatctGCTTATTGCGCGGTAATTGATTGCGTGGGCAAGACAGTGAAGTTTTTAGCCGATGACCATGATAGTGATGTGTTTGTTGGTATAGGCTCTTCGATGGGTATTCCTATTATTTCTTGCCTTCAAGCTAATAAGTTGTTGCACAAGGGTTGTATGGGTTTTCTATCTTCAGTGGTTGATGTGCGAAAGGAAAGTAATTTGCAATTACAGAATATTGATGTGGTTCGGGATTATCCTGACCTATTTGCTGATGATGTGCCTGGATTACCACCTGATGGAGAGGtggagtttgttattgatttaattcCAGGTACAGCTCCAATTTCCAAGgctccatacagaatggctcctactgaaatgaaagaattgaagactCAATTGCAggagctattagataaaggttttatCCGACCTAGTTCCTCACCGTGGGGGGCTCCAGTTTTGttcgtaaagaagaaggatggatcattGCGATTATGTATTGACTATCGAGAACTCAACAAG ACACGAGAACTTCATCGTGAGaatttgaggattgtgttgcagctGTTGAGGGATACACAATTGTATGCCAAgttaaagaaatgtgatttctGGTTAGAGCAGGTGGAATTTTTGGGCCATATTGTTTCAAAGGAAGGAATATCTGTTGATCCATCCAAGATTGAGTCCATTAAGCAATGGTCTATTCCCAAGACAGTCTCAGAAGTAagaagttttcttggtttggcagggTATTACCGTAGGTTCATAGCAGACTTTTCAAAGATAGCTTTGCCATTGACGAGTTTGACAAGGAAGGCTATCAAGTTCGAATGGACCATTGAGTGCCAACAAGCCTTCCAAACATTGAAAGATAAGTTTACTTCTGCCTCt GGGTTATGTGCCGTATTGATGCAGCACGGGAAAGTGATAGCTTATggttctcgtcagttgaaggactacgagaagaattatcccactcatgatTTGGAGTTGGCGGCTGTGGTTTTTGCTTTAAAAATTTGGCggcactatctttatggtgagAAATGTGAAATATTTACAGATCacaagagtttcagttatttgtTTTCGCAAAAAGAATTGGATATACGGCAACGGAGATGGTTGGAACTGGTAAAAGATTACGATTGCACCATTAGCTATCATTCTGGAAAAGCTAATATggttgcggatgctttgagtcgcAAATCGAGTTCATTATTGGGTTCCATGATTTCTAAACCCTTGTTGCTTGATTTACAAAGAAATGAGATTAATTTGGTATCTTCAGGTACAATTGCTCGATTGTCTGCTCTAATTCTTCACTCAACTTTATTTGATCGAATTTTGAAGGAACAACAATTGGATGCTCAGTTATTAGAGTTGAAAAGGAAAAGTGATCTGTcaggtgtttatgagtttgggTTAAATCGTGATGGTTTGTTGACCTTTCGAAGCAGGATATGTGTTCCTATGGGTGATGACATTCGAAAAGAGGTACTTCTTGAAGCTCATACTGCGCCATATTCTGTACATCCCggtagtaccaagatgtaccaaGATCTTCGACGTCTTTACTGGTGGCccggtatgaagaaagatataatGTTATTTGTTTCTTAA